The window CGAAAGCCAAGGGACTAAATACGAATGCCATTGTCGTTCGCCGGGGCTTTGGTCTTATTGTGCTTGGGATGCTGCATTACATCTTTATTTGGAATGGTGACATTCTTCTTTATTATGGAGCTTGTACGTTTTTCTTGATGATGTTTTTGAGCAGCCGAATCAAAACAATGCTTATTTGGTCGGGTGTGTTAGGGGCGTTGTCTTTAGTCGTTGTGCCATATATGATGAACTTTGTTTATGGGAATGATGATTTTTTAACCGATGTGTATGCGAAGGGTGCATATGGAGATATTTTGCTCAGCCGGATTACGGTTGAAGACGATATGTTGATTGTGACCATTATTCTGGCGATCGTGACCATTACGCTTATGCCGATACTAGGGTTTCTTTTCGGTACGATGATGGTGGGTCCGTTCGCATTGCTTGGCATGGTGATTGGTAAACGAGGACATCTGACAGAAGAAGATCGAGGAATGGCCTATCGCAAAGGCTGGGTATGGATGATTGTCGTCGGGCTTGCGCTAAAATGTGCGACGTTCATTGATGCGCCTTGGAGTGAATTCGTTATGATTCTCGGTGGCTATGTGCTGGCGATCGGGTATATTCAAGCGTTTATTGTTTTTTACTATTCGAAAGCAGCTCAAGGCCTCAAACGTCTGCTTGCAGGACTTGGCCGTTTGTCCCTATCAAATTATTTGGCGCAGTCGATCATTTGTACAACAATTTTCTATTCTTATGGACTTGGTCTATTTGGACAGATGGGGTCAATGTTTGGACTGCTGCTCGCTGTCGGACTGTACACAGCACAGCTGTTCATCAGCTATCTCTATTTGAAAAAATGGAGAAGAGGTCCGGTGGAGTGGATGATGGGAAAATGGGTGTATTGGAGATGAATTTTGTTGGGGAAGGCCGCATAGCTGAAGAGCTGTGCGGTTTTTTTTAGTTGAGTTGCAATC is drawn from Bacillus pumilus and contains these coding sequences:
- a CDS encoding DUF418 domain-containing protein encodes the protein MKGSRVEFIDSLRGFSLLGILIVNMLNFQYDYDFEKMFDSSFWGQEFGVYLTEILFQGSFYPIFSFLFGYSFIKLIESTKAKGLNTNAIVVRRGFGLIVLGMLHYIFIWNGDILLYYGACTFFLMMFLSSRIKTMLIWSGVLGALSLVVVPYMMNFVYGNDDFLTDVYAKGAYGDILLSRITVEDDMLIVTIILAIVTITLMPILGFLFGTMMVGPFALLGMVIGKRGHLTEEDRGMAYRKGWVWMIVVGLALKCATFIDAPWSEFVMILGGYVLAIGYIQAFIVFYYSKAAQGLKRLLAGLGRLSLSNYLAQSIICTTIFYSYGLGLFGQMGSMFGLLLAVGLYTAQLFISYLYLKKWRRGPVEWMMGKWVYWR